In Malus sylvestris chromosome 15, drMalSylv7.2, whole genome shotgun sequence, a single genomic region encodes these proteins:
- the LOC126605489 gene encoding fibrillin-5, chloroplastic-like yields the protein MATVLVHAIPFPTVPRLRPKNMAAPARCLVSTAHQSTRFVGLWRHTCTVRSVAEESSSSSSSSSSSLDVGDDEVIKTQLLEAIKGINRGIFGVPSAKKSQIEALVNQLESRNPTPDPLLNLQKVGGCWKLVYSTITILGSKRTKLGLRDFISLGDFFQNINIAKGKAVNVIKFDVRGLNLFNGRLTIEASFKKASNSRVDINYDNSMITPSQLMSVFRKNYDILLGIFNPEGWLEITYVDDTLRIGRDDKGNIFILERSHESSL from the exons ATGGCCACCGTGCTTGTCCATGCAATTCCATTTCCGACAGTGCCTAGACTGAGACCCAAAAACATGGCGGCACCTGCTCGCTGTTTGGTCTCGACCGCACATCAAAGCACGAGATTTGTTGGGTTATGGCGACACACTTGCACAGTGAGATCAGTAGCAGAAGAAAGTTCCAGTTCCAGCTCCAGCTCCAGCTCCAGCTTGGACGTTGGGGATGATGAGGTTATTAAGACCCAGCTTCTGGAAGCAATCAAAGGAATCAACAGAGGCATTTTCGGAGTCCCGTCTGCGAAGAAATCTCAGATTGAAGCTCTCGTCAACCAGCTCGAGTCTCGGAATCCTACTCCAGATCCTCTTCTTAATCTACAAAAG GTGGGTGGATGCTGGAAACTTGTGTACAGCACAATTACCATTTTAGGTTCGAAACGAACAAAGCTGGGATTGCGGGACTTCATCTCCTTGGGTGATTTCTTCCAGAATATTAACATTGCCAAG GGTAAAGCAGTTAATGTGATCAAGTTCGACGTGAGAGGATTGAATCTGTTTAATGGACGGCTGACAATTGAGGCCTCCTTCAAGAAAGCATCCAATTCA CGAGTTGACATCAACTATGACAACTCCATGATCACTCCGAGTCAG TTAATGAGCGTGTTCCGGAAAAATTATGATATTCTGCTTGGGATCTTCAACCCAGAAGGATGGCTTGAGATCAC ATATGTTGATGATACCCTGAGAATAGGGAGGGATGATAAGGGCAACATCTTCATATTAGAGAGATCGCATGAAAGTTCGCTTTAA